In Zingiber officinale cultivar Zhangliang chromosome 1A, Zo_v1.1, whole genome shotgun sequence, the DNA window taaaattaaataataataataataattgtatCAGAACCACATGATGACAAGATACAAAGGTAACCTATAACGTGGTACAAGAGTGAAAATTGTAGTACCAAATAGCCAGACTGTTGCTGCCAGTCAACAACTGCAAATGTACCACGAGCTGCACTCCGATGACCTAGGACTGAAGAAAATGCTGTTACAAGTTTCTGTTTTCCCCTTACTGTGAAATTTTTCCAAAAACGAACATTTCCATCACCTAGAGTACACGAGTATCAAAAGCAAAATCTGTTAGCTAAGAGAGCCTCTCCAGTAAACCAGTAGGTAATTAATGAGGTGGCTTACTTGAAGCAACTAGAAGCAAGCTGTCATCAAATTCATTCACTAGGGAGAGCTTGGATATCCCTCTATCAGATGATTCATGATTATTAAAATTGTTCAAAGAAGTAGCTTCTTCATAATTCCATACCCTGCAAATATTTCAATTTTAAGCTAATGAAACTACTATCTCAATACCCAGACCAAGTAATTACAGAATGATCAACATTTTACATTCAGGATTAAACCTTATGGAGAATTTTAGCAAAGGAAATGTTGAAGTATAATTTATCTAACATTTTGGAACAAAAGTCCAATAAATTAAGTCCTGTCTGCCAAATATAACCCATCATATAATACATTATAGGGTAGATATTTTAAGGTTCCATGGGATGTGTGAggttattaaaaaaatagaataaaatattaatacaaTCAAGGAGACATTTAGTGTACTTCCAACAGATTCCAAAATGCGAGGATCGAGGAAACGGGTGAAGATGGGTGAAGTCCTTAAGATGGTATAAATGTATTAAATATCAAAGATAACCATTGAGATTCTATGATTAGATAAAAAGAAATGATAAACGTTGAAGGTGTTGGAATTAGAGGCAGACCAAGGAAAGTTCAAGTGATTCAATCATAGGATGAGTTTCATGTCACCATCCACAGACGGGGAATAACCCAGCTAGCTGTTGTTATATTTTGTTCATTGGATGTGATTGATCATGTAGTGGTGAATATAAACATTGGGCACActtgaattaaaaaattataaacatTCAGGTTTAGATTCTTAGGCAGCTCCACTAAGAGTTGTCTTTGTTCAATGTAGCATAGATTCATGACCTTTAATCAAAAGATTTAATATAGATTTATGCAGATTTCAGCATATACGCTCTAATTCTTCTATGTAAAATGATGACAAGAACATTAGGACTATCTTGAAAGCAGGGTTTAAAATACCGTTCTGTGCTAGACGAAACGGACGAAACTTACCATTCCGCCCGCAGACCGAAACTAGCAGTCCAGAGGTTCCAAAGCCCACAACTAGTCTCAAAGGTGTCACACGAGCCCTGCGGCCGGAGGTGTCACACAGGTCCCATGGTGGCGGCGGACTCCTTTCGCGAGCTTCGTGACCGCGACGGACTCTCTTCAAGCGAGCCTCGCGGCCGCAGCATACTCGTCGCGTGAGCCGCCGCGGCGTACTCATCGAGCGAGCTGCCTCGACATACTCATCGCACAAGCCCCGTGGCCGCTGCGGACTCATCGTGCGAGCCCCACAAGCAAACTCGTCGTGCAACAGGCATCAgtttaataatttcaatcaattcctagcaatagtagAGATATTTTAATAGGTTTAACTAGACCCAaataaaattatcccattaattatatatattttttaaaaataatatgttttttatctttgtattttaaatatttagattattttttattcttaatgaatatattttatatttaaaaaatatcgaaatcataccggcacggcacgatacgaagCTATATCATTCCGGTCCAGGACCAAAATCTTAGCATGAGTCGAGATTTTAAACATTACTTGAAAGAGAACTTAATAAACATCAAGTACTAACAATACTGGCTTTTCATTAGACAAGCAACTCACTTTTGACCATAAAAACCTAAAGATACTGCTGCTCAATTGAAACGCTGTAAAGAGAGGCAATTATATATGgaaaaaatcaattaaatcatATTAATTTTCATAGACATTTGGTCTGCTTATTTAATCTAGAAAAGCTCCATGCACTGTAGCTCTCTTGGCAAGCTCACATTCTTTATTAAAATCATTAAATTGCATAAATGCTCATTGAGTTTAAGAATAAATAAGTCAAATCAATGAGGTAGAGCTCATTCGAGGAACAAGATTCATGTGCCAAAAAGTTGAACAAAAAAGATTTAAAGATGAGAGTGAGAAATGGAATTATGTCAAACTGTATCTGTGGTTCAATTAAAGAATCCCAACAAAGCTAACGGAATGAATCATGGTCATGACATTGAAATTTCCGGATATGCCAAATATTTCATCATGGGGCAGATTATAACAGACCTAGAGTGCTATGAGGAGTTTATAACATCTAGTGTTGTGAATAAGACAAAATTCAAAGAACAGAAAAATAAGGCAAATATTCTAGAAAGCAAgtttcataatattaatattctAGTGTAGTTTATAGAAGTTCTAACAATTACTTTGTTATTAATATGAAAGAAGTTATGGGAGAAATTTGAGCTTATATGTGTTACCTGATATGTTCATTCTCATCAGCAGCAACTACAATTGGAGAAAATGGCAAGAGCAATGAAACCTTCGTGCCTGTTTCAAACTTGGTGTCCCAGCTAGCAATTTGATTGGCAAGTTTTACATTAGCTGGTACAGCATAAGGTATGCTAGTCAAATTTGCCCAGATAGATAAAACAACCAACACAAATAATATTATGAAAAACAAGTGCAATACAAATAGATGTTGTATGGCATAACTATCAGCCTACTCACAAGAATGTTGGCACTTAACCATGCAATCTAAAGCAattctctctctttcttctcttctagAAATAGTTTCTTCATTGTCATCAGCTCCAGCAAGAAGCGGTCTAGAAAAATGACCACAACTCCAGTTATAAATAGTTGAATGTGGAAGTAAGCTACGTTCAGAACCACCAGACAATCCAGCAGCTCCTAGAAGTGGATCAGCTAATCCAGTATCTGGAGAATTTAGTTGATGTGGCCTGAACTCCAGAGAGCATACTCGGCGCAGTCCTGCCATATAATTTTGACGAGGAGGGCTGACCGGAGGGGTTCGGAATGCCACAGATATCTGACCTGCATTAACtagtatttatatatttataaatggaGAAGTTATGGACTTAGAATAACAGTGTAATGCAGAAATTTTGAATCAGTATAATGCAGAAATTTTATGCAATGGTATAGGAAAATTCAAAGGCTTACaagtaaacaaaaaaaaagacaaGTACCAGCATTCAAGTCAAACCATGAGGATGAACGTGCCAATCCAGGAAGATTAGAAGTGCGAGATGGAACAGAAGAATCTCCCGGGTGTACGCCTAACCTTGGAGCTTTAGTAACCACTAGTTCAACACCAATTATGGAGAGTGATCTTTGGGCAAGGCTTGCAACACGAGGAGAAGGATCCTTTGCCATGTTACACAAAGCCATAGTAAACTGAGAACATAAAGCATTATCCAAAGGTCTTGCTCTAGAGCAATTAAGGACCCCATTACTACCAATTTCTTTGGCCAGTATCCCAGAATCAGAATGATGAGAAGAATCATCAGACAGTGGAGAGCCATGCATTATGCCAACCGATGAAATAGGACTACTTCTGGATATCCTTCCTTCTCTACCAGCTGTATTATTCTCACGGTTACCTCTTAATACAAGACCACTATGTGCGATGGTCCTTCCTGACTGCATAAATTGACTGGGTGATAAGCTGTTAGGATGATTTATGCTGGCCAGAGATGGCAAAGAGCTCAGATGCTTCCAATTTTCAGCAGCAGTTAACTTAAGAGGTTTGTTGTAAGCAAAGGCAAAGCGTGCAAGAGCTGTGAAACAATTGAGTCTTAGTTAACAACACCATAGTTGTGAAATCAAATTAAGAGCGGAAACTTGAGAATCCAATAAGAAGACAACGAAGTCAATGACATTTTGATGCGTAAATAAGTAAAGCTTTAATAGTTGCACATACCTACAGCAACCTCAGCCCTCACCAAAGGACTTCCATCCACAGCAAGTTGTAGAAGATTTTTAATGATATTCAACTCGGACTTTAACTTTTCATCATCCTCAAAGTCCTCATCAACTCTATGCCCATCATCAAATGTGACAGATGCAACATCAATAAGAGTCCCCAAAGCAAAAACAGCAGAAGCTCTAACCTGCCAAACAGATGTTGAACTACAAGAATTTTCCTAATAAAACAGACTGCAAAGATGTATAAGTTCTACCTCAGGCTGTGGCTCCAGCAATAAAGGTAAAATAGTTGCTGGTCCATCTGCATGAGAACCTATGATTTGTGCTTCCGGAAAATCTTCCCAGAGCTTTCCCAGACATAAACAAAGCCATTGGAGAAGTAAAGGTTCAGTTTGCCCATCACTTGGATTAGCAATTTGTAAATGCTTCAGGCACACATTTATCAAATTTGCTTGAATACATGCTTCTTGTCCCCGCCGATGTCCATCCACTACAACTGCCAAGACAAAAGCAGCCATTGCTCGCTGCTCAGCATAGGCATCCATGCTATCAAGAAACCTGATAAAATATGTGTGACCACCATCTTTCACCAGATCTACCTGACAAGACtgatatcattaaaaaaaaaagtaaacaatAAATTAGTCATTCTATAGAAGATAGCAAAATCATGAATTTGAAACAGTCAATTGTGAATGTCTTAAACCTATGCTGCAATTCAAAGTTCAACACGAAACAAAACTACTAACTTCATGATAATACCTTGTCAAGAGCAAGAATTTTGGTCCAAATGAAGACCAGTATTTGTCGCAATTCAGTAGCAGTGGTTTGTAAAAGCTTTAAGACATAAGGAAAGATGCCAACAGACAACgccttgaagaaaaaaaaattcaattagaACCAGATAAATTTAAACAAATTCATGGCTCTTGGTCATAGAAGTTAGGAAGGAACAAAATCAACAAGCAACATTCACTAACCAGATCCACAGCCCAAGGTCCCATATCAAGGAATTTTCCTAAGAGGACCAATGCACGGAATCGATGAGACTGGCTCAGTAGAACCTGAAAAGAGTGAAATAGATGTCAGTTTCCATTGTATTGTTGTATATCATAATTATAGTTATCAGCTACACTATACGACAGCACAATAAAGAGGATCAGAAAAAATGCCTGTTAATTAAGCTCTGATGATAATTAAACAGGAAAGATGCTAAAAACTTTCAACTTGTCAcgaaaaataatttcaattattTAAAGTATGATTGTTCTATCATAAGGTGAGTTATTATAGATGTAGTCTAGTATCTATAAATTTTATTCTACAAAGGAACACCTAGATCAAGGTCAGCAGTCTAGCAAAAGATAAAGGATAAAAGTGGATTAGCATGGAGGATGGTTGTAATTGTATCAGGTAAAGTATGTAGGAGTATATTCAATCAGTATGGAGAAGAGATGAATGGTTATGTGTGTGCCTAACACTGACAAAATAAGGGAATGACAGCAAAGAGCATCAACACAACCAGAATCATGTCACATGGCATTTGTCAATGGTTATCCCAACAAGAAGGGTCCTATGCATGCGCTACTAAGCTCAGTGGACAAGGGTCAATGAGTAGTCTTctcaaacaaacaaaaaacatGGTACCATGTAGGTCATTCTCCTCCTCTTATCTGTAtccttccacttcttcatcttccACCCCATAATCCCCCTCTCGATCACTAGAGAACAGCACCAACTAGAATTAACAATCTGGCACAATGCCAGACTAGCATGGAAATGATCCAATTCCAACCCCCCATGATTCAGCACGCATCTTACTCAAAATTATTACTTATATGACACAGATGTGGATCCAAGTGTGACATAAATGTTTCCAATTGTTTTTACACATGATCAATAGAGATCTTTGAAATTTCACTCGAAGTGCTGGGATCAAAGACACAAGTATGAATTGGGTAGATAAAGACAAAAGAGTCTAAGTATCAGAGT includes these proteins:
- the LOC122021300 gene encoding regulatory-associated protein of TOR 1-like isoform X5 translates to MALGDLMSSRLSGSSPSVSHHLDEFSGREDGEDEVGERELEAAQPSGSNLQVTAAAAEGNSMVYLTQTVVLSEFLHEGFEDCTEVGPSDNGLVSKWRPKDRLKTGCVALVLCLNIGVNPPDVIKISPCAQMECWIDPHSMAAPKALETIGKALHAQYECWQRRQQVRYKLQLDPTVEEVKKLCNTCRKYAKSERVLFHYNGHGVPKPTANGEIWVFNKSYTQYIPLPINELDSWLKTPSIYVFDCSAAGMIVKAFLERQDWNTSAASGSSSKDFIMLAACEAHETLPQSVEFPADVFTSCLTTPIKMALRWFSSRSLLRDSLNYSLIDQIPGLQNERKTLLGELNWIFTAVTDTIAWNVLPRDLFQRLFRQDLLVASLFRNFLLAERIMRAANCSPISYPLLPPTHQHHMWDAWDMAAEICLSKLPQLIDNPNADFQPSPFFTEQLTAFEVWLAHGSKHKKPPEQLPIVLQVLLSQSHRFRALVLLGKFLDMGPWAVDLALSVGIFPYVLKLLQTTATELRQILVFIWTKILALDKVDLVKDGGHTYFIRFLDSMDAYAEQRAMAAFVLAVVVDGHRRGQEACIQANLINVCLKHLQIANPSDGQTEPLLLQWLCLCLGKLWEDFPEAQIIGSHADGPATILPLLLEPQPEVRASAVFALGTLIDVASVTFDDGHRVDEDFEDDEKLKSELNIIKNLLQLAVDGSPLVRAEVAVALARFAFAYNKPLKLTAAENWKHLSSLPSLASINHPNSLSPSQFMQSGRTIAHSGLVLRGNRENNTAGREGRISRSSPISSVGIMHGSPLSDDSSHHSDSGILAKEIGSNGVLNCSRARPLDNALCSQFTMALCNMAKDPSPRVASLAQRSLSIIGVELVVTKAPRLGVHPGDSSVPSRTSNLPGLARSSSWFDLNAVNAGQISVAFRTPPVSPPRQNYMAGLRRVCSLEFRPHQLNSPDTGLADPLLGAAGLSGGSERSLLPHSTIYNWSCGHFSRPLLAGADDNEETISRREERERIALDCMVKCQHSSNVKLANQIASWDTKFETGTKVSLLLPFSPIVVAADENEHIRVWNYEEATSLNNFNNHESSDRGISKLSLVNEFDDSLLLVASSDGNVRFWKNFTVRGKQKLVTAFSSVLGHRSAARGTFAVVDWQQQSGYLYASSDTSPVLLWDLDKEQLVNSIPSSSDNCISALSASQVHSGQFAAGFVDGTIRIYDIRTPEMPVCTAQPHTQKVEKVVGIGFQPGFDPTKIVSASLAGDIQFLDFRNQSEPYLTFDAHRGSLTALAIHRHAPIIASGSAKQLVKVFSLNGEPLGMIRNYPTFMAQRIGSVSCLTFHPYKVLLAIGAGDACVSIYADDSYQTR
- the LOC122021300 gene encoding regulatory-associated protein of TOR 1-like isoform X3; protein product: MALGDLMSSRLSGSSPSVSHHLDEFSGREDGEDEVGERELEAAQPSGSNLQVTAAAAEGNSMVYLTQTVVLSEFLHEGFEDCTEVGPSDNGLVSKWRPKDRLKTGCVALVLCLNIGVNPPDVIKISPCAQMECWIDPHSMAAPKALETIGKALHAQYECWQRRVRYKLQLDPTVEEVKKLCNTCRKYAKSERVLFHYNGHGVPKPTANGEIWVFNKSYTQYIPLPINELDSWLKTPSIYVFDCSAAGMIVKAFLERQDWNTSAASGSSSKDFIMLAACEAHETLPQSVEFPADVFTSCLTTPIKMALRWFSSRSLLRDSLNYSLIDQIPGLQNERKTLLGELNWIFTAVTDTIAWNVLPRDLFQRLFRQDLLVASLFRNFLLAERIMRAANCSPISYPLLPPTHQHHMWDAWDMAAEICLSKLPQLIDNPNADFQPSPFFTEQLTAFEVWLAHGSKHKKPPEQLPIVLQVLLSQSHRFRALVLLGKFLDMGPWAVDLALSVGIFPYVLKLLQTTATELRQILVFIWTKILALDKSCQVDLVKDGGHTYFIRFLDSMDAYAEQRAMAAFVLAVVVDGHRRGQEACIQANLINVCLKHLQIANPSDGQTEPLLLQWLCLCLGKLWEDFPEAQIIGSHADGPATILPLLLEPQPEVRASAVFALGTLIDVASVTFDDGHRVDEDFEDDEKLKSELNIIKNLLQLAVDGSPLVRAEVAVALARFAFAYNKPLKLTAAENWKHLSSLPSLASINHPNSLSPSQFMQSGRTIAHSGLVLRGNRENNTAGREGRISRSSPISSVGIMHGSPLSDDSSHHSDSGILAKEIGSNGVLNCSRARPLDNALCSQFTMALCNMAKDPSPRVASLAQRSLSIIGVELVVTKAPRLGVHPGDSSVPSRTSNLPGLARSSSWFDLNAVNAGQISVAFRTPPVSPPRQNYMAGLRRVCSLEFRPHQLNSPDTGLADPLLGAAGLSGGSERSLLPHSTIYNWSCGHFSRPLLAGADDNEETISRREERERIALDCMVKCQHSSNVKLANQIASWDTKFETGTKVSLLLPFSPIVVAADENEHIRVWNYEEATSLNNFNNHESSDRGISKLSLVNEFDDSLLLVASSDGNVRFWKNFTVRGKQKLVTAFSSVLGHRSAARGTFAVVDWQQQSGYLYASSDTSPVLLWDLDKEQLVNSIPSSSDNCISALSASQVHSGQFAAGFVDGTIRIYDIRTPEMPVCTAQPHTQKVEKVVGIGFQPGFDPTKIVSASLAGDIQFLDFRNQSEPYLTFDAHRGSLTALAIHRHAPIIASGSAKQLVKVFSLNGEPLGMIRNYPTFMAQRIGSVSCLTFHPYKVLLAIGAGDACVSIYADDSYQTR